From the genome of Dryobates pubescens isolate bDryPub1 chromosome 9, bDryPub1.pri, whole genome shotgun sequence, one region includes:
- the ADCYAP1 gene encoding pituitary adenylate cyclase-activating polypeptide has translation MCSKALLALLVYGIIMHCSVYCSPAAGLQYPPLRLEDEVYDEDGNTLQDFAYDHDPLGIASPSSVIGEMYTWYYPPEKRHADGIFSKAYRKLLGQLSARKYLHSLMAKRVGGGSGGPGDEAEPLTKRHIDGIFTDSYSRYRKQMAVKKYLAAVLGKRYKQRVKNKGRRVAYL, from the exons ATGTGTAGCAAAGCGCTCCTGGCACTCCTGGTCTATGGCATAATAATGCACTGCAGTGTCTACTGTTCGCCGGCGGCCGGACTTCAGTACCCGCCGCTCAG gctggaagatgaAGTCTACGACGAGGACGGGAACACCCTACAGGACTTTGCCTACGACCACGACCCCCTCGGTATAGCGAGCCCGTCCTCCGTGATCGGCGAGATGTACACCTGGTACTATCCCCCGGAAAAAAG GCACGCCGACGGCATCTTCAGCAAAGCCtacaggaagctgctggggcagctctccgCCAGGAAATACCTGCACTCTCTGATGGCCAAGCGGGTCGG TGGTGGCAGCGGCGGCCCCGGGGACGAGGCGGAGCCGCTGACCAAGCGGCACATAGACGGCATCTTCACGGACAGCTACAGCCGCTACCGGAAACAAATGGCTGTCAAGAAGTACTTAGCAGCCGTCCTGGGGAAAAGGTATAAACAAAGGGTTAAAAACAAAGGACGCCGAGTAGCGTATTTGTAG